From a single Brassica oleracea var. oleracea cultivar TO1000 chromosome C5, BOL, whole genome shotgun sequence genomic region:
- the LOC106343566 gene encoding malonate--CoA ligase: protein MTATLKSFNYFSYIINSRLQNSTILSYRRRRRLPRSQPPTSCLNPGFRFFQSNHLFCTQSGSLMEVFKAVCSEGSNSCDRLAIKADEKSYSYGQLTSSALTISKLFCREDTTTGGETKKYEGFGSLKGARVGIVAKPSAEFVAGVLGTWFSGGVAVPLALSYPEAELLYVMSNSDISVLLSTEDHSETMKTIAAKSDARFLLIPPLLNSTSETVTNNQFQDDSFGEDGKLLDDPALIVYTSGTTGKPKGVVHTHKSINSQVRMLTEAWEYTSADHFLHCLPLHHVHGLFNALFAPLYARSSVEFLPKFSVSGIWRRWRESYPVNDDKTDNPITVFTGVPTMYTRLIQGYEAMDQETKESSAFAAQKLRLMMSGSSALPRPVMHQWESITGHRLLERYGMTEFVMAISNPLRGARKAGTVGEPLPGVEAKIVQDVNDADGVGEICVKSPSLFKEYWNLPEVTKESFTEDGYFKTGDAGRVDEDGYYVILGRTSADIMKVGGYKLSALEIESTLLEHPTVAECCVLGLPDKDYGEAVTAIIVAEAGAKRKRDDESKPVMTLEELCGWAKDKLAPYKLPTRLLIWESLPRNAMGKVNKKELKKSLDHQE from the exons ATGACAGCTACTTTAAAGAGTTTCAACTACTTCTCTTACATCATTAACTCTCGGCTCCAGAACTCCACAATTCTGTCCTATCGTCGTCGTCGTCGTCTTCCTCGATCACAGCCACCTACTTCGTGTCTGAATCCTGGGTTTCGATTCTTCCAATCCAACCATCTCTTCT GTACACAGTCTGGTTCACTCATGGAAGTGTTTAAAGCGGTTTGTTCAGAAGGGTCTAATTCCTGTGATAGGTTAGCGATTAAAGCCGATGAGAAGAGTTACTCTTATGGCCAGCTTACATCCTCTGCCTTGACAATATCTAAATTGTTCTGCCGCGAGGATACTACAACT GGAGGTGAGACTAAGAAGTATGAAGGGTTTGGTAGTCTTAAAGGAGCTAGAGTTGGAATTGTGGCGAAACCTTCAGCTGAGTTTGTTGCTGGAGTCCTTGGGACTTGGTTTAGTGGTGGCGTTGCAGTTCCACTTGCGCTCAGCTACCCTGAGGCTGAACTTTTATATGTCATGAGTAATTCG GACATATCTGTGTTATTGAGCACGGAGGACCATAGTGAAACTATGAAAACTATAGCAGCAAAGAGTGACGCTCGCTTTCTTCTGATTCCCCCTCTTCTTAACTCAACTTCAGAAACTGTTACAAACAATCAGTTTCAAGATGACAGTTTTGGAGAAGACGGAAAGCTTCTAG ATGATCCAGCATTGATCGTCTACACTAGTGGTACAACTGGTAAACCAAAAGGAGTTGTCCATACTCACAAAAGCATAAACTCCCAG GTTAGAATGCTAACTGAAGCTTGGGAGTACACATCTGCTGATCACTTTCTCCATTGCCTCCCACTACATCATGTTCATGGCCTTTTTAACGCTTTATTTGCTCCTCTTTACGCGCGATCTTCG GTTGAGTTTTTGCCCAAATTTAGTGTTAGTGGAATCTGGCGCAGATGGCGTGAGTCATATCCGGTGAATGATGACAAAACCGATAACCCCATAACTGTATTTACTGGC GTTCCAACCATGTATACTCGGTTGATACAAGGTTATGAAGCAATGGATCAAGAAACGAAAGAGTCAAGCGCCTTTGCTGCGCAGAAGCTTCGTTTAATG ATGTCTGGCTCCTCTGCTCTTCCTAGACCTGTCATGCATCAGTGGGAAAGTATCACAGGTCATCGTCTTTTGGAACGATATGGCATGACTGAG TTTGTAATGGCAATTTCAAACCCTCTACGAGGTGCAAGGAAAGCAGGAACTGTAGGCGAACCGCTTCCCGGGGTGGAG GCTAAGATTGTACAAGATGTAAATGATGCTGATGGAGTGGGTGAGATTTGCGTAAAGAGCCCATCTTTGTTCAAGGAGTACTGGAATCTTCCAGAAGTAACTAAAGAATCATTCACGGAAGATGGATACTTCAAGACGGGAGATGCTGGTAGAGTGGATGAAGATGGATATTACGTGATTCTAGGAC GTACTAGCGCTGATATAATGAAAGTTGGAGGATACAAGTTGTCTGCCTTAGAAATCGAATCTACCCTACTCGAG CACCCTACGGTTGCAGAATGTTGTGTGTTGGGGTTACCAGACAAAGACTATGGGGAAGCGGTTACAGCGATAATTGTAGCTGAGGCTGGAGCAAAGAGGAAAAGAGATGATGAGTCAAAACCTGTGATGACCTTAGAAGAACTCTGCGGTTGGGCTAAAGACAAGCTTGCTCCTTACAAG CTGCCAACACGTTTGCTAATATGGGAGAGCTTACCCCGCAACGCCATGGGAAAG GTAAACAAGAAAGAGCTAAAGAAATCTCTGGATCATCAAGAGTAA
- the LOC106293195 gene encoding probable isoaspartyl peptidase/L-asparaginase 2 — MGKWAIAVHGGAGIDPNLPVERQEQAKQLLTRCLNLGIAALRSNVSAIDVVELVIRELETDPLFNSGRGSALTEQGTVEMEASIMDGTKRRCGAVSGITTVKNPISLARLVMDKSPHSYLAFSGAEEFARKQGVEIVDNEYFITDDNVGMLKLAKEANSILFDYRIPLGCAGAAVTDSPLQMNGLPISIYAPETVGCVVVDREGRCAAGTSTGGLMNKMMGRIGDSPLIGAGTYASELCGVSCTGEGEAIIRSTLARDVSAVMEYKGVGLQEAVDFVIKHRLDEGFAGLIAVSNKGEVVCGFNCNGMFRGCATEDGFMEVAMWE, encoded by the exons ATGGGTAAATGGGCAATCGCCGTACACGGTGGCGCAGGAATCGACCCAAATCTTCCCGTAGAGAGACAAGAACAGGCGAAACAGCTTTTAACTCGCTGTCTTAACCTCGGCATAGCAGCTTTACGTTCCAACGTTTCCGCAATTGACGTCGTTGAGCTCGTC ATTAGAGAATTAGAGACGGATCCTCTGTTTAACTCAGGCCGTGGATCTGCTTTAACGGAACAAGGAACGGTGGAGATGGAAGCGAGCATTATGGACGGTACGAAGAGACGATGCGGCGCCGTTTCGGGGATAACCACCGTGAAGAACCCTATCTCTCTCGCTCGTCTCGTTATGGACAAATCTCCCCACTCTTACCTAGCCTTCTCAGGCGCGGAGGAGTTCGCTCGCAAACAG GGAGTTGAGATTGTAGACAACGAGTACTTTATCACGGACGACAACGTGGGTATGCTCAAGCTGGCGAAAGAAGCCAACTCCATCTTG TTTGATTACCGTATCCCGCTAGGATGCGCCGGTGCAGCCGTAACCGACAGTCCTCTCCAGATGAACGGTCTTCCGATAAGCATTTACGCGCCGGAGACAGTAGGATGTGTTGTGGTGGACAGAGAAGGACGGTGTGCTGCGGGAACATCAACCGGTGGTCTGATGAACAAGATGATGGGAAGGATAGGAGACTCGCCACTGATAGGAGCAGGGACGTATGCGTCTGAGCTTTGTGGCGTGTCGTGTACAGGAGAAGGTGAAGCTATCATAAGGTCGACGCTAGCGCGTGACGTGTCGGCTGTTATGGAGTATAAAGGTGTTGGGCTTCAGGAAGCGGTTGATTTTGTTATTAAGCATCGACTGGACGAAGGGTTCGCTGGACTTATTGCTGTGTCGAATAAAGGAGAGGTGGTTTGTGGTTTTAACTGTAATGGGATGTTTAGAGGATGTGCAACTGAAGATGGGTTCATGGAAGTTGCTATGTGGGAGTGA